The genomic segment ACTGCTGATAAGAAACTGGCGTAGTTTTGCTAGCATGATGGGGATGAATATTCCTGCAGAAGGAGATGGGCCAAAGTTTTCAGTGCTGTATTTCTACATGTTATTCAGAGATATAGGGTTTTCTGTTTTGTTTGCAATTGGCGATCTTTTTTCTGGAATTAGAGTGGGGCGGGTTTCAATGGATAGCGATACTTCTTATGAAATTGAAGACCACACCTACGCTAAAAAAAGATGGAACTCGCATCATGGCACAGGGATGAATCATTATGGATTGGGAGGGACTGACCATTCGGATATAGGAAAGTAGCCCGCCACTCATCTTGTAGTTTTTGATGAGCTCCCTAACTGACCCCCATGACTTTTTTCATTTATTTCAGGCCCGTACGCGTGCCTCGATAAAGCCGATTTCCCTGGCGGAGGCAAACGCCGCGTCCAGGGAATGAAAAATCCGCGCCTGCTCTGCCCCATTTACCTTTCTATTCAAGCACAGCGCCACTAAAGCGCTATTTCTAATAACAATTATAATTAAATAGGTTTAAACCTATTTTATTATTCTCATACACCTGCTTTCTGTGCCCAATGGTGGCCGCTAAAATTTCCATTTTTCCTTCTTTTATTTCGCACAGGATACGGTAGTCGCCAACACGATAGCGCCAGAACTCCCCGAGCTCTCCCTTCAACGCTTTGCCCAAAGTGCGCAGGTCTTCGAGGGGAGCCACGCGAACGGTGAGGTAATCAACGATGCGCCGCGCGGCTTGTTTGTCCATTTTCTTTAGCGTTTTGAGAGCCTGTTTTGAGTATTCAATCGTCCAAGCCAAGCGCGGCCCTTACCTCTTCGGTGCTGTGAGTGGTTTCTTCGCCTCGCGCGATACGGGCACTGACATCAGCGGCTAAGTAATAATCCTCTAAGTCTTCTAAGTGGGTCAAAATAGCCTCCCGTGCATAATAGGTTTTGGTTCGGCCAGTCATGGCGGCTAAATTCGCCAATCGCTGCTCTATGTCTTGAGATAACCGAATTGCTAGCATGATAGCTCCTTTGCTATACGTGTATAGCGTTTAGTGTCGGTGATTTTTCCGACATGCGCAATCTACATAATTATAATATAATAGGTTTAAAACCTATTATATTATAATTAGTGGGGTGGAGAATGAGTGACAATAAGGCCGCATGGCGGCACTTTTACGCGGCAGAAAAAGCCTTTTATGCTTTTCTAGAGCAGAGCTGCACTGAGGCTGTATTCGGGGAATATCCCGCCTATAGCGAGCACCGCACCGCTAACGGGGCGTTATTGACGCGACCGCCGCGCTTTGTACGCAGCATTATCGTGGTGCCCACCGCGCTTAAACGGGAGCTGATGGAGCAAATACAGCACTTACAGGAGGCGTTTTTTGCTGCGGCTCCCGAGGGTAAACTGCCGGTCCGGTGGCCGAGTGTGTATCACGGCGTAGAGCAGGTGAATATCAGCGTGAACACGGCGCACAGCTCGAAAGCGGTCGTGCCTGGGGAAGCGTTACGGCTAAAAACGGCGCAGTGGCCGAAAGAAAAAGCCGCGCAAGCGGCGCTGTTAGCGCAATTTACACTGGAACAACAGGCCTTGATCGCGTGGGGGTTAAGCAGCGCCGCGATAGATGAAGCGCTGGAAATCGGTCGATTTGGGCAACCGGCCATCGTGTTAACGCTGACGGTGGACAGCCAAGAGCTGCTTGAGGTGACGGGATGCGCGAACATTCAGGCGCGAAAGTTTACGGGCTCACAATATCGGGCGCGTATTCGCCGAGTGGGGGAATCGGCGGGGACACGGGTTAAACTGGGGCTGATGGTGCTGTTGGGCAATGACTCGCCGCAGGTGGTCACCGCGACGCCGCAAGCGCCGCGACCGCACCAATTGAGTGCCACCGCGACCGCCATTGAGCTGCCGATTGAGGCCGAATTTACCTTTTTTGGCCGCGGTTAACCGTCCGCTCCGGTGTTGGGAATGAACATTCACGATGAATTATAATAGGTTTTAAACCTATTATATTATAAATGTGTTGGTGCTTGTTCCTGTTTGCAG from the Oceanisphaera sp. IT1-181 genome contains:
- a CDS encoding type II toxin-antitoxin system RelE/ParE family toxin, which codes for MAWTIEYSKQALKTLKKMDKQAARRIVDYLTVRVAPLEDLRTLGKALKGELGEFWRYRVGDYRILCEIKEGKMEILAATIGHRKQVYENNKIGLNLFNYNCY
- a CDS encoding TraY domain-containing protein, yielding MLAIRLSQDIEQRLANLAAMTGRTKTYYAREAILTHLEDLEDYYLAADVSARIARGEETTHSTEEVRAALGLDD